In the Gymnodinialimonas sp. 202GB13-11 genome, one interval contains:
- the tdh gene encoding L-threonine 3-dehydrogenase, which yields MKALVKAEAAEGLRLQDVPVPEIGPDEVLIRINKTGICGTDIHIWNWDDWASRTVPVPMIVGHEFAGEIVELGGAVKDLKIGQRCSGEGHLIGQDSRQVRAGKFHLDPGTRGVGVNAPGAFAEFLALPAFNVVKLPDAIPDDIGAILDPLGNAVHTALSFDLVGEDVLITGAGPIGIMAAAVARHVGARRVVVTDINPDRLALAAQVADVRTVNVAEEDLRDVMAEIGLKEGFDVGLEMSGNARAFDQMVEALVMGGRIAMLGIPPGQSPVDWSRIVFKAITIKGVYGREIFETWYKMIAMLENGLDVSRVITHRFPAAAYQDGFAAMLSGSSGKVVLDWTAV from the coding sequence ATGAAGGCGTTGGTCAAGGCAGAGGCCGCCGAAGGCCTGAGACTTCAGGATGTTCCGGTGCCCGAGATCGGACCGGATGAGGTTCTGATCCGCATCAACAAGACCGGCATCTGTGGCACCGACATCCACATCTGGAATTGGGATGACTGGGCCAGCCGCACGGTGCCGGTGCCGATGATTGTGGGCCACGAATTTGCGGGCGAAATCGTGGAGCTTGGCGGCGCGGTGAAGGATCTGAAGATCGGTCAACGCTGTTCGGGGGAGGGGCATCTGATCGGGCAGGACTCGCGGCAGGTAAGGGCCGGGAAATTCCACCTCGATCCCGGCACGCGGGGCGTGGGTGTGAATGCGCCGGGGGCGTTTGCCGAATTCCTGGCCCTGCCTGCCTTCAATGTCGTGAAGCTACCCGATGCGATCCCCGATGATATCGGCGCGATCCTCGACCCGCTTGGGAACGCGGTTCACACGGCGCTGAGCTTTGATCTGGTGGGAGAAGATGTGTTGATCACGGGCGCGGGGCCGATCGGGATCATGGCGGCCGCGGTGGCGCGCCATGTGGGTGCGCGGCGCGTTGTGGTGACCGACATAAACCCCGACCGCTTGGCCCTTGCGGCGCAGGTCGCAGACGTTCGCACCGTGAACGTCGCGGAAGAGGATTTGCGGGATGTGATGGCCGAGATCGGCCTGAAGGAAGGCTTCGACGTGGGCCTTGAGATGTCGGGCAATGCGCGCGCGTTCGATCAGATGGTTGAAGCGCTGGTGATGGGGGGACGGATTGCGATGTTGGGAATCCCGCCCGGCCAATCGCCGGTGGATTGGAGCCGGATCGTTTTCAAAGCGATCACAATCAAGGGCGTCTACGGGCGCGAAATTTTCGAGACCTGGTACAAGATGATCGCGATGCTTGAGAACGGGTTGGACGTGTCGCGCGTGATTACCCACCGGTTTCCCGCTGCCGCCTATCAAGATGGCTTTGCCGCGATGCTGAGCGGGTCGAGCGGAAAGGTCGTGCTTGATTGGACCGCGGTTTAG
- a CDS encoding beta-ketoacyl-ACP synthase III has protein sequence MFEPAITGSGVFTPELSISNDELVVAFNAYADKWNADHAAEIAAGEAEPMAHSSSDFIHAASGIESRFVLNKDGILDPDAMHPWLPERAMDEISVMAEMGVDACRKALDMAGVDASDVDAVLCAASNHERAYPAIAIEIQQALGTGGFGFDMNVACSSATFGIQAAADMIRSGSIRKALVVNPEICSAHLEWRDRDCHFIFGDVATAVLIERADDAKGAHFAIKSTRCATQFSNNIRNNNGFLRRTRDGHMDDRRDMLFMQNGRKVFKEVLPLVSKHIADHMADTGVTALDLKRLWLHQANKTMNDYIGKKVLGRTPEDGEQPNILQDYANTSSAGSIIAFAKYSDDLAPGDTGIICSFGAGYSVGSVIVERAG, from the coding sequence ATGTTTGAACCAGCCATTACCGGATCGGGCGTTTTCACCCCCGAACTCAGCATCTCCAACGACGAACTTGTCGTGGCCTTCAACGCCTATGCCGATAAATGGAACGCCGACCACGCCGCCGAGATCGCGGCAGGTGAGGCCGAACCCATGGCCCATTCCTCCTCCGATTTCATCCACGCCGCCTCCGGCATCGAAAGCCGCTTCGTGCTGAACAAGGATGGTATCCTCGACCCCGACGCGATGCACCCCTGGCTCCCCGAACGCGCCATGGATGAGATCAGCGTCATGGCCGAAATGGGCGTCGATGCCTGCCGCAAGGCGCTCGACATGGCCGGCGTGGACGCAAGCGACGTCGACGCGGTCCTATGCGCCGCCTCCAACCACGAACGCGCCTACCCCGCCATCGCCATCGAAATCCAGCAGGCGCTCGGCACCGGCGGTTTCGGGTTCGACATGAACGTCGCCTGCTCCTCGGCCACCTTCGGCATTCAGGCCGCCGCCGACATGATCCGCTCTGGCTCCATCCGCAAAGCGCTGGTCGTGAACCCCGAAATCTGTTCTGCCCACCTCGAATGGCGCGACCGCGATTGCCACTTCATCTTCGGTGATGTCGCAACCGCCGTCCTGATCGAGCGCGCAGACGACGCCAAAGGCGCGCATTTCGCGATCAAATCCACCCGCTGCGCGACGCAATTCTCCAACAACATCCGCAACAACAACGGCTTCCTGCGCCGCACCCGCGACGGCCACATGGACGACCGGCGCGACATGCTCTTCATGCAAAACGGCCGTAAGGTCTTCAAAGAGGTGCTGCCGCTCGTCTCCAAACATATCGCAGACCACATGGCCGACACGGGCGTCACCGCCCTCGACCTCAAACGCCTCTGGCTGCATCAGGCCAACAAAACGATGAACGACTACATCGGCAAAAAGGTCTTGGGCCGCACACCGGAAGACGGCGAGCAACCCAACATCCTGCAAGACTACGCCAACACCTCCTCCGCAGGCTCCATCATCGCCTTCGCAAAATACTCCGACGACCTCGCCCCCGGCGACACCGGCATCATCTGCTCGTTCGGCGCGGGCTATTCCGTGGGCTCGGTGATCGTGGAACGCGCGGGCTAA
- a CDS encoding VOC family protein, whose amino-acid sequence MIDHSGLSVSDFAQARAFYDAALAPLAITYLFTVPPEHTGGEQVGGYGRDRPQFWINEGDAQSPPVHFAFTAETRADVDAFHAAALNAGGTDNGAPGLRPHYHDNYYGAFVRDPDGNNIEAVCHAPTDTT is encoded by the coding sequence ATGATCGACCATTCTGGCCTGTCCGTCTCAGACTTCGCGCAGGCCCGCGCCTTCTATGACGCAGCCCTCGCGCCCCTCGCCATTACCTACCTCTTCACTGTGCCGCCGGAGCATACTGGCGGTGAACAGGTCGGCGGCTACGGCCGCGACCGCCCGCAATTCTGGATCAACGAAGGTGATGCGCAGAGCCCTCCCGTTCACTTCGCCTTCACCGCCGAAACCCGCGCAGACGTCGACGCCTTCCACGCCGCCGCCCTCAATGCGGGCGGCACGGACAACGGCGCGCCCGGCCTGCGCCCGCATTACCACGACAACTACTACGGCGCCTTCGTCCGCGACCCCGACGGCAACAACATCGAGGCCGTCTGCCACGCCCCCACCGACACGACGTAA